A genomic window from Streptomyces sp. HUAS YS2 includes:
- a CDS encoding sensor histidine kinase, protein MTPDLPDPMPAEGRPARRFQLADLAVAGATALGVLAGTALLGGRLDQAGVATLAAQLGLVLLLRRRWPLAVLLFSVQAVIVFRSAGLTDVGWVWPATAAYVTLAVGDRPRGPGLPWAVAVGVTELGFAASWEAASGTDARTMLGSLGAEALWLAAALAAAVAYRNTRRWRAELAAGLHRAAQEEEREARRRLVAARLQIARELHDVVAHTLTVVGVQLRVADEALEDSPEEARAALAAAQQVRTQAVHDLRSLILILRDPDDATTGADARAEALVPQTGLDGLPGLLDRMRAGGLEIRLEATGDTDALPAPVALAAYRVVQESLTNTVRHAGARRATVRLDRTQGRLSVEVIDDGGGGAGGTSGPGPAAPGHGLTGMRERITALGGDFSAGPVAEAGGYAVRATLPVPVFPS, encoded by the coding sequence ATGACCCCCGACCTGCCCGACCCGATGCCCGCCGAGGGCAGGCCCGCACGCCGATTCCAGCTCGCCGACCTCGCCGTGGCCGGCGCGACCGCGCTCGGCGTCCTCGCGGGAACGGCGTTGCTCGGCGGCCGCCTCGACCAGGCGGGCGTTGCCACCCTCGCCGCCCAGCTCGGGCTCGTGCTCCTGCTGCGCCGGCGATGGCCGCTGGCCGTCCTTCTGTTCAGCGTCCAGGCGGTCATCGTGTTCCGCAGCGCCGGCCTCACGGACGTCGGCTGGGTGTGGCCGGCCACCGCCGCGTACGTCACCCTGGCCGTCGGCGACCGGCCCCGCGGACCGGGCCTCCCGTGGGCCGTCGCCGTCGGGGTGACCGAACTGGGCTTCGCCGCGAGCTGGGAGGCCGCTTCCGGCACGGACGCGCGGACGATGCTGGGCTCGCTGGGAGCGGAGGCCCTCTGGCTGGCGGCGGCCCTCGCCGCCGCCGTCGCGTACCGCAACACGCGCCGCTGGCGCGCCGAACTCGCGGCCGGGCTGCACCGCGCCGCACAGGAGGAGGAACGCGAGGCGCGCCGCCGGCTCGTCGCGGCGCGCCTGCAGATCGCCCGCGAGCTCCACGACGTCGTCGCCCACACGCTCACCGTCGTCGGTGTGCAACTGCGCGTCGCAGACGAGGCGTTGGAGGACTCGCCGGAGGAGGCGCGGGCCGCTCTGGCGGCTGCGCAGCAGGTCCGGACCCAGGCCGTGCACGACCTGCGGTCCCTCATCCTGATCCTCCGCGACCCCGACGACGCGACGACCGGAGCGGACGCCCGAGCGGAAGCGCTCGTGCCGCAGACAGGACTCGACGGGCTGCCGGGCCTGCTGGACCGCATGCGCGCGGGCGGCCTGGAGATACGCCTGGAAGCGACGGGTGACACCGATGCGCTGCCCGCCCCGGTGGCGCTCGCCGCCTACCGGGTCGTGCAGGAGTCGCTGACCAACACCGTCCGGCACGCCGGGGCCCGCCGCGCCACCGTGCGCCTGGACCGTACCCAGGGGCGGCTGAGCGTCGAAGTGATCGACGACGGCGGCGGCGGCGCCGGGGGCACGTCCGGCCCCGGCCCGGCCGCGCCGGGCCACGGGCTCACCGGGATGCGGGAACGGATCACGGCCCTGGGCGGGGACTTCAGCGCGGGGCCGGTGGCCGAAGCGGGCGGTTACGCCGTCCGCGCGACCCTTCCTGTGCCAGTCTTCCCGTCATGA
- a CDS encoding response regulator transcription factor, with protein sequence MTIKVLLADDQSLVRAGFSSLLRRTRDIEVVGEAATGDEAIRTARAVRPDVVLMDIRMPGMDGLAATEHIVNEPELAGCRVIVLTTFETDEYVFAALRAGASGFLTKETEPEDLRQAVRAVAAGDALLSPSVTRRVIEQFGHRPVLPTDTGERLAVLTEREREVVQLLATGLSNEQIADRLVISPLTAKTHVTRSLAKLGVRDRVQLVILAYETGLVRPGRHADGGA encoded by the coding sequence ATGACGATCAAGGTTCTGCTCGCCGACGACCAGTCCCTGGTGCGTGCGGGCTTCAGCAGCCTGCTCCGACGCACCCGCGACATCGAGGTCGTCGGCGAGGCGGCCACCGGCGACGAGGCGATCCGCACGGCCCGCGCCGTCCGCCCCGACGTGGTGCTCATGGACATCCGGATGCCCGGCATGGACGGCCTCGCCGCCACCGAACACATCGTGAACGAACCGGAACTGGCGGGCTGCCGGGTCATCGTGCTCACCACGTTCGAGACCGACGAGTACGTCTTCGCCGCGCTGCGCGCCGGCGCCAGCGGCTTCCTCACCAAGGAGACCGAACCCGAGGACCTCCGCCAGGCGGTCAGGGCGGTGGCCGCCGGTGACGCCCTGCTCTCCCCGAGCGTGACCCGGCGGGTCATCGAGCAGTTCGGCCACCGGCCCGTGCTGCCGACCGACACGGGGGAGCGGCTGGCGGTGCTCACCGAGCGGGAGCGGGAGGTCGTCCAACTGCTCGCCACGGGCCTGTCCAACGAGCAGATCGCGGACCGCCTCGTCATCAGTCCGCTCACCGCCAAGACGCACGTGACCCGCTCCCTCGCCAAGCTCGGGGTCCGGGACAGAGTCCAACTGGTCATCCTGGCCTACGAGACGGGCCTCGTGCGCCCCGGGCGCCACGCCGACGGCGGCGCGTAG